A genomic region of Sander lucioperca isolate FBNREF2018 chromosome 6, SLUC_FBN_1.2, whole genome shotgun sequence contains the following coding sequences:
- the LOC118492926 gene encoding probable N-acetyltransferase camello has product MFLLVMQLVIRRYRPSDKDAVLALFSISIREHIHPCFHNAMTSPLYLAITLALCVTGYLLGSVLGAVVLPGAWVGLVYYCCHELYASYGREKLRTEMQDIPGNYLSRPDDCFWVAEAEVDGRAQIMGMVAVVAKQSGEERHGELFRMIISPSCRRVGLGFRMAQTVIDFCKERGFSRVVLETSSPATAAVALYKKLGFSHVLSHTETQAPVWFVTLAKVSIFKMEKHLQT; this is encoded by the coding sequence TTCCTTCTGGTCATGCAGCTGGTGATCCGCCGGTACCGTCCCTCAGACAAGGACGCAGTGCTTGCCCTGTTTAGCATCAGCATCCGGGAGCACATCCATCCATGTTTTCACAACGCCATGACCAGCCCTCTCTACCTCGCCATCACCCTGGCTCTGTGTGTCACTGGCTACCTGCTCGGCTCCGTGTTAGGGGCTGTGGTGTTACCGGGAGCCTGGGTGGGCCTTGTCTACTACTGCTGTCATGAGCTATATGCCAGCTACGGCAGGGAGAAACTCCGGACAGAAATGCAGGACATCCCTGGGAACTATCTGAGCAGACCGGATGACTGTTTCTGGGTGGCAGAGGCTGAGGTTGATGGGAGGGCCCAGATCATGGGGATGGTGGCTGTAGTGGCCAAACAAAGTGGGGAAGAAAGACACGGGGAACTGTTCAGGATGATCATCTCACCCTCGTGCAGACGGGTAGGTCTGGGCTTCAGGATGGCTCAGACTGTGATTGACTTCTGTAAGGAACGAGGCTTCTCCAGGGTGGTGCTGGAGACCAGCTCTCCAGCCACCGCTGCTGTGGCCCTGTACAAGAAACTAGGGTTCAGCCACGTCCTCTCACACACCGAAACACAGGCTCCTGTTTGGTTTGTAACGCTGGCCAAGGTGTCaatttttaaaatggaaaaacacCTGCAGACCTAA
- the LOC116051432 gene encoding N-acetyltransferase family 8 member 3-like isoform X1, giving the protein MFLLVMQLVIRRYRPSDKDAVLALFSIGIREHIRPCFHNAMTSPLYLAITLALCVTGYLLGSVLGAVVLAGAWVGLVYYCCHELYASYVREKLQTEMQDIPGNYLSRPDDCFWVAEAEVDGRAQIMGMVAVVAKQSGEERHGELFRMIISPSCRRVGLGFRMAQTVIDFCKERGFSRVVLETSSTQTAAVALYKKLGFSHILSHTETQAPLWIVTLAKVTVLQLEKLL; this is encoded by the exons atg TTCCTTCTGGTCATGCAGCTGGTGATCCGCCGGTACCGTCCCTCAGACAAGGACGCAGTGCTTGCCTTGTTCAGCATCGGCATCCGGGAGCACATCCGTCCATGTTTTCACAACGCCATGACCAGCCCTCTCTACCTCGCCATCACCCTGGCTCTGTGTGTCACTGGCTACCTGCTCGGCTCCGTGTTAGGGGCTGTGGTGTTAGCGGGAGCCTGGGTGGGCCTTGTCTACTACTGCTGTCATGAGCTATATGCCAGCTACGTCAGGGAGAAACTCCAGACAGAAATGCAGGACATCCCTGGGAACTATCTGAGCAGACCGGATGACTGTTTCTGGGTGGCAGAGGCTGAGGTTGATGGGAGGGCCCAGATCATGGGGATGGTGGCTGTAGTGGCCAAACAAAGTGGGGAAGAAAGACACGGGGAACTGTTCAGGATGATCATCTCACCCTCGTGCAGACGGGTAGGTCTGGGCTTCAGGATGGCTCAGACTGTGATTGACTTCTGTAAGGAACGAGGCTTCTCCAGGGTGGTGCTGGAGACCAGCTCTACTCAGACCGCTGCTGTGGCCCTGTACAAGAAACTGGGGTTCAGCCACATCCTCTCACACACCGAAACACAGGCTCCTCTATGGATTGTAACGCTGGCCAAGGTGACGGTTTTACAGTTGGAAAAACTCCTGTAG
- the LOC116051432 gene encoding N-acetyltransferase family 8 member 3-like isoform X2, which produces MQLVIRRYRPSDKDAVLALFSIGIREHIRPCFHNAMTSPLYLAITLALCVTGYLLGSVLGAVVLAGAWVGLVYYCCHELYASYVREKLQTEMQDIPGNYLSRPDDCFWVAEAEVDGRAQIMGMVAVVAKQSGEERHGELFRMIISPSCRRVGLGFRMAQTVIDFCKERGFSRVVLETSSTQTAAVALYKKLGFSHILSHTETQAPLWIVTLAKVTVLQLEKLL; this is translated from the coding sequence ATGCAGCTGGTGATCCGCCGGTACCGTCCCTCAGACAAGGACGCAGTGCTTGCCTTGTTCAGCATCGGCATCCGGGAGCACATCCGTCCATGTTTTCACAACGCCATGACCAGCCCTCTCTACCTCGCCATCACCCTGGCTCTGTGTGTCACTGGCTACCTGCTCGGCTCCGTGTTAGGGGCTGTGGTGTTAGCGGGAGCCTGGGTGGGCCTTGTCTACTACTGCTGTCATGAGCTATATGCCAGCTACGTCAGGGAGAAACTCCAGACAGAAATGCAGGACATCCCTGGGAACTATCTGAGCAGACCGGATGACTGTTTCTGGGTGGCAGAGGCTGAGGTTGATGGGAGGGCCCAGATCATGGGGATGGTGGCTGTAGTGGCCAAACAAAGTGGGGAAGAAAGACACGGGGAACTGTTCAGGATGATCATCTCACCCTCGTGCAGACGGGTAGGTCTGGGCTTCAGGATGGCTCAGACTGTGATTGACTTCTGTAAGGAACGAGGCTTCTCCAGGGTGGTGCTGGAGACCAGCTCTACTCAGACCGCTGCTGTGGCCCTGTACAAGAAACTGGGGTTCAGCCACATCCTCTCACACACCGAAACACAGGCTCCTCTATGGATTGTAACGCTGGCCAAGGTGACGGTTTTACAGTTGGAAAAACTCCTGTAG